CCCGGCGCAGTTTTTGCTTCGTATTCCCATACGACGGCGTCAGTCTTCGGATTCACTTCCAGCACATGAGTCCATGAATCCTGAAACAGGACGTTGCCATTCGCGAGCACATGCAGATCGTGCAGCGGCCCGATTTTGCGTTCCCATGCGACGGTGCCATCTTCACTAATGATGGCGATGGTCTGCTTCGACGAATCCGCCGCGATAAATTTTCGAGCTGGCGCGTCAGCGGCAGTCGCGAGTTCCGCGAACGGGGCCAGCAGAAGAGCGAGACATAAAACAGTGAATTGCCGGTGCATGCTTGGGAACATCCTGAGTGGAGGAGAATGGCTTGGGACCGCAAATCTACGCAAATTGAACGCTGATAATCGCCTCGCGATTGCCGTCAGCAACCAACGAGAGCGGCAACTTCAAATTTGAGCGTCAGCTCAGATCCGAGTTGATGGCCGGTGCCCTTATGTTGTGGGAGTTGGCTGGGTTTCACAAGTCCGCCAGACTAACAATTGAGCCGCCAGACTCGAAAAACACTTCGCGGGTTGGCATACTTTGGCGTTCGGCATCTCATACGGGCGAGACAACTTCAATCATCACGAACAGGAGAACAGACATGTCAATAGCTACCGAAACTGGTTCCTTCGCGGCTCCCGCTGTTCGGCAAACGGGGATCCTGATTGGCGACGAATGGCGACCGGCGGTCAGCGGCAAGACCTTTAAAACGATTAACCCGGCCACGGAAGAAGTCATTTGCGAAGTCGCGGAAGGCGACAAAGAAGATGTCGACCTCGCGGTACATGCCGCTCGGTCTGCCTTCGAAAGCGGATCCTGGTCGAAGATGGATGCTCGGGATCGAGGTAGGCTGATGATGAAGCTGGCCGACTTGATGGAAGAAAATCTCGACGAACTCGCGGCACTGGAAACGCTGGACAACGGCAAACCCATCGGCGACGCTCGAGCCGCCGACCTTCCGCTGGCGATTGACTGCATCCGCTATTACGCTGGCTGGGCAGACAAGATTCACGGCGACACCATTCCGGTTCGCGGTGATTACTTTTGTTATACACGCCGCGAACCGATCGGCGTGTGTGGGCAGATCATTCCGTGGAATTTCCCCATTCTAATGACGGCCTGGAAGTGGGGTCCGGCCCTGTCGATGGGCAACACCGTTGTGATGAAGCCTGCCGAACAAACACCGCTGACCTGTTTGCGACTCGGCGAACTCGCATTAGAAGCAGGCTTTCCGCCAGGCGTGATTAACATTGTGCCAGGCTTCGGTCCGACGGCTGGAGCGGCCATCGTAAAGCACGGACTGGTCGACAAGATCGCGTTTACAGGCTCGGGCGAAACGGCTCAGCGAATCATGGTCGATGCGGCCACGACATTAAAACGCCTCACCTTCGAACTGGGCGGCAAGTCGCCCAACATCGTCTTTGCCGACGCTGATCTGGATGCCGCGATTGCCGGTGCTGAGTTCGGCTTGTTCTTCAATCAGGGCCAGTGCTGTTGTGCGGGCAGTCGATTGTTTGTGGAAGATTCGGTGCACGATGAATTTGTGGAACGAGTGGTCTCACGAGCCAGCCAGCGCGTACTGGGCAACCCATTCGACAGCGAGACGACTCAAGGGCCGCAGGTCGACAAGGATCAGTTCGACAAAATCATGCACTACATCGACAGCGGCAACAAGGAAGGCGCCGAATGTGTTACGGGCGGTCAGCGCGTCGGCAATCGCGGGTTCTTTATTGAGCCGACCGTGTTCACAAACGTCAACGATGACATGGCCATCGCGAAAGAAGAAATCTTCGGCCCGGTGATGAGCATTCTGAAGTTCAGCGACATGAACGAAGCGATCAGCCGAGCCAACAACACCACATTCGGCCTCGCCGCCGCCGTGTGGACAAGCGACGTGAAGAAGGCTCACCAGATTGCCGCCAGTGTGCGAGCGGGAACCGTGTGGGTGAACTGCTATGACGTGTTCGACGCGGCAGCCCCGTTCGGCGGCTTCAAAATGAGTGGCATGGGTCGCGAACTGGGGCAGGCCGGTTTGCAAAACTATACGGAACTGAAAACCGTGACGATGGCTCTGGGTGATTAGGACGACGGGAAAGAGCCCAAAGCGAATGTAATCCCAGTACCGTTGGTAGTCACAGATCGAAAACGCGGAGGGGAGGGCGAATCCTGAGGACGCTTACGACTTCGATGTCGTCAACAAATTCGGGTCCGCCTTCCCTAACGTCATCTGAACCTGCTGTTCAACCATCGACTTGTACTTGCCACCGGAACTCATCAGTTCGTCGTGGCTGCCCGTTTGTGTAATCTCACCGTGCTCGACGACGCAAATCAGGTCGGCTCCTGCAATCGTGCTTAGCCGGTGAGCGATCACAAACGACGTGCGGTCCTTCATCAGTTTAGACAGCGATTCCTGAATAAGCTGTTCGCTGTCGGTATCCAGATTGCTGGTCGCTTCGTCCAGAATCAGCAGTTTAGGGTCCGCCAGAATCGCTCGGGCAATCGCCAGTCGCTGCCGCTGCCCGCCGCTTAGCCGCACGCCGCGTTCACCGATAATCGTGTGCATTCCGTCTGTCATGCGATCGATAAACTCAACCGCGTTCGCCGCTTCTGCCGCGCGGCGGATGTCGACGTCAGTGGCATCGCGGCGAGCGTACGCGATGTTGTCGGCAATGGTGCCGTCGAACAGGAACACGTCCTGCTCAACTACTCCCAGCAAGCTACGAAACGATTCGACGTCGTAGTCGGTCAGCGGAATGCCGTCCAGCAGTACCCGGCCTTCGGTCGCGTCGTAGAAGCGAGCTACCAGGTTACACAATGTCGTCTTCCCGGCGCCGCTCGGCCCAACCAACGCCACCGTTTGACCGGCCTTCACTTTCAGATCGATGTGCTGCAGAGCGGGCGAATCGGTGCCGGGATAGGCAAACGTAACGTCTCGGAATTCGATGTCACCTTTCGCCGTATCGCTATTGATGCGAATGGACTCCGGCGTCGAAACCATCTCGCGAGGTTCGTCCAGCAGGTCGAGAACTCGGTCCAGCCCGCTAAGACTATTTTGAAACGATGTCGCGCTGTTGGCCAAAGCTGCCAGAGGTTCCAGCAGCATCAGCAGGTAGACCAGAAACATCATCAGGTCGCCGATCGTAAGAGCCCCTTCCAGAACTCGCAATCCGCCGTACGACAGCAGTGCCGCGCTGGTGATGGGGATCATGGCCTCCCAAATCATCTCCACAATTCGCATCCACCACCATGCGTATAATTCCTTGCGCACCATCAGGTTGTTTTCGGTAATAAACCGAGCCGATTCGCGTTTCTGCCGACTGAACGCTCGCACAATGCGAATCCCGGCAAACGCTTCGGTCGCGCTGGCATCAATTTGTTCTCGCTGCTTGCGGATGGCCCGAAACTGAGGCCGGATTTTTCCAATCCACGCGCGGTGGCTGAAGAAGACCAATGGCAACAGCACGAGGGCTCCCAGCAGCAGGGTCCAGTCGACCCACGCCAGCACCAGAAAACTGCCAACCAATTGAATGACGGCCCGCCACGGGTTGTAAAGAAGTCCAAATACGAGCTCACCAACGCTGCCACCATCTTCGCGCAGGATGGACGCCACGCCGCCGGAACGGATTTCCTGAACTCGGTGCAGCGGCAGACGGATGGCGTGTTCGTAGACTTTGCGGCGCACATTCAACTGAATGTGTTTGGTAATTCGCGTCGCATACCAGCGTCCCCAAATGTGCAACGCGATCTTCATCAGCGAAATCGTGACGACGACCAGTACGGTCGCCATCAGCAGGTTTTTGGGATTCGTCAGCGACGGATACCGCGTTGCCAACCATTCCGGAAACGGCTCGGAAGACAGCACGTAGTCCACCAGAAACTTAGTCCCGGCGGGCGGGATCAACGCCAGCAGCGTGGCAACGGTCAACGAAGAAAGGATCGTGACGATCTGCCAACGAAAAGGTGACAGCAGCCCGAAAAAGCGAAAAATCAACTCCTTCGCGGGGCGCACTCGGTCTTTCCGGCCGCGTGCCGGTGTGGAAGAATGCACGCTGCCGCGCGGCAATGCGCCCGACTGAGCCTGCTGGCGGTAATTTTCGAAACGGGCTCGACTACTTGCCTTGGCTGTCTGAGTCAGAGCCTCTAGTGCATTCTGCGAATCGCTGTTAGAACTGTGCATGACTGATTGTACGGCGGAATATGACCTTGCCAGCCTTCGATCGGCGCAGCATTCCTGTTTTTGACGAACTTGAGAACACTTAAAACGCGATGACTGAAACGGCAGAACCAGAAGCGACACCGGAAACAACCGCCATCGGCGATGCGTGGGATCAACTCGAAGTCATTGTCGAAGCCGCCGACCCGGATGCCGCGCATGAATTTCTGCGAGAATTGCCGCCCGGCGAAACGGCTCGGCTGGTTGCTCAACTTTCCGATTCTGAGCAACACGAATTCATCACGCTGCTGCACGATACAGACGCCGCCAGCCTGATGGAATCGCTGCCGGAATTGCAGGCGGCTCAGTTGCTGGCCGCTTTGCCCGCCGAACAGGCGGCTCAAATTTTTGACGAAATGGAGAGCGACGAGCAGGTCGACCTTCTGGACCAGATGACGGACGAACAGTCCGAAGCCATTCTGGAGGAAATGGATCCGGACGAAGCCGAGAACGTCCGCTTTCTGGCGAAGTACGACAGCAACAGCGCCGGTGGCTTGATGATCACCGAATTCCTCGCATTCGAAGAATCGGCAACCGTCGACGACGTGCTGAAGGATCTGCGGCGCAATGCGGAAGAGTA
This DNA window, taken from Fuerstiella marisgermanici, encodes the following:
- a CDS encoding ABC transporter ATP-binding protein: MHSSNSDSQNALEALTQTAKASSRARFENYRQQAQSGALPRGSVHSSTPARGRKDRVRPAKELIFRFFGLLSPFRWQIVTILSSLTVATLLALIPPAGTKFLVDYVLSSEPFPEWLATRYPSLTNPKNLLMATVLVVVTISLMKIALHIWGRWYATRITKHIQLNVRRKVYEHAIRLPLHRVQEIRSGGVASILREDGGSVGELVFGLLYNPWRAVIQLVGSFLVLAWVDWTLLLGALVLLPLVFFSHRAWIGKIRPQFRAIRKQREQIDASATEAFAGIRIVRAFSRQKRESARFITENNLMVRKELYAWWWMRIVEMIWEAMIPITSAALLSYGGLRVLEGALTIGDLMMFLVYLLMLLEPLAALANSATSFQNSLSGLDRVLDLLDEPREMVSTPESIRINSDTAKGDIEFRDVTFAYPGTDSPALQHIDLKVKAGQTVALVGPSGAGKTTLCNLVARFYDATEGRVLLDGIPLTDYDVESFRSLLGVVEQDVFLFDGTIADNIAYARRDATDVDIRRAAEAANAVEFIDRMTDGMHTIIGERGVRLSGGQRQRLAIARAILADPKLLILDEATSNLDTDSEQLIQESLSKLMKDRTSFVIAHRLSTIAGADLICVVEHGEITQTGSHDELMSSGGKYKSMVEQQVQMTLGKADPNLLTTSKS
- a CDS encoding aldehyde dehydrogenase family protein produces the protein MSIATETGSFAAPAVRQTGILIGDEWRPAVSGKTFKTINPATEEVICEVAEGDKEDVDLAVHAARSAFESGSWSKMDARDRGRLMMKLADLMEENLDELAALETLDNGKPIGDARAADLPLAIDCIRYYAGWADKIHGDTIPVRGDYFCYTRREPIGVCGQIIPWNFPILMTAWKWGPALSMGNTVVMKPAEQTPLTCLRLGELALEAGFPPGVINIVPGFGPTAGAAIVKHGLVDKIAFTGSGETAQRIMVDAATTLKRLTFELGGKSPNIVFADADLDAAIAGAEFGLFFNQGQCCCAGSRLFVEDSVHDEFVERVVSRASQRVLGNPFDSETTQGPQVDKDQFDKIMHYIDSGNKEGAECVTGGQRVGNRGFFIEPTVFTNVNDDMAIAKEEIFGPVMSILKFSDMNEAISRANNTTFGLAAAVWTSDVKKAHQIAASVRAGTVWVNCYDVFDAAAPFGGFKMSGMGRELGQAGLQNYTELKTVTMALGD